A single genomic interval of Nostoc commune NIES-4072 harbors:
- the sat gene encoding sulfate adenylyltransferase: MSHNPDAIAPHGGQLVNRIATPEQRAEFLSKADFLPRVQLDDRAVSDVEMIAIGAFSPLTGFMNQEDYDRTVTEMRLANGLVWSIPITLSVSEEVASPLQEGGLIRLDNSRGEFIGVLQLTQKYNYDKTREAINVYRTDDAKHPGVQVLYNQGNVHLAGDIWLLQREPHPQFPTYQIDPAGSRQLFRDKGWKTIVGFQTRNPIHRAHEYIQKCALEIVDGLFLHPLVGATKEDDIAADVRMRCYEILLEHYYPLDRVTLAINPAAMRYAGPREAIFHALVRKNYGCTHFIVGRDHAGVGDYYGTYDAQHIFDEFAPGELGIVPMKFEHAFYCTRTKQMATSKTSPSRPEERIHLSGTKVREMLRRGELPPPEFSRPEVATELARAMRIEVSV, translated from the coding sequence TTGAGTCACAATCCAGATGCCATAGCCCCGCACGGTGGACAGTTAGTTAACCGTATCGCCACACCAGAACAAAGAGCAGAGTTTCTTTCAAAAGCTGACTTTTTGCCGCGAGTGCAACTAGACGATCGCGCCGTTTCTGATGTAGAAATGATTGCGATCGGTGCTTTTAGTCCACTCACGGGTTTTATGAACCAAGAAGACTACGATCGCACTGTTACAGAAATGCGATTAGCCAATGGTCTTGTATGGTCAATCCCGATTACACTATCGGTAAGCGAAGAAGTAGCTTCCCCGTTGCAAGAAGGCGGTTTAATCCGTCTGGATAACTCCAGAGGCGAATTTATTGGGGTTTTACAACTCACCCAAAAATATAACTACGACAAAACCCGCGAAGCCATAAATGTCTACCGCACTGATGATGCTAAACATCCAGGCGTGCAGGTACTCTATAACCAAGGTAATGTACACCTGGCGGGTGATATTTGGTTGTTGCAACGCGAACCTCATCCCCAGTTTCCCACTTATCAAATTGATCCAGCTGGCTCACGGCAACTATTTAGAGACAAAGGTTGGAAAACCATCGTTGGCTTTCAAACTCGCAACCCCATCCACCGCGCCCATGAATATATTCAAAAGTGCGCTTTAGAAATTGTTGATGGTCTATTTTTGCACCCATTAGTTGGAGCAACAAAAGAAGATGATATCGCTGCTGATGTGCGGATGCGTTGCTATGAAATTTTGCTGGAACACTACTACCCCTTAGACCGGGTAACTTTGGCAATAAATCCAGCCGCAATGCGCTATGCTGGGCCTCGTGAAGCGATATTCCATGCTTTAGTCCGCAAAAACTACGGCTGTACTCACTTTATTGTCGGACGGGATCATGCTGGCGTTGGTGACTATTATGGCACTTACGATGCTCAACACATCTTTGATGAATTTGCCCCAGGTGAATTGGGCATTGTGCCGATGAAATTTGAACACGCTTTCTACTGCACGCGCACTAAGCAGATGGCAACATCTAAAACTAGTCCCAGCAGGCCAGAAGAACGCATCCATCTATCGGGAACAAAAGTCCGAGAAATGCTGCGGCGTGGTGAATTACCTCCACCAGAATTTTCCCGTCCAGAGGTGGCGACAGAGTTAGCGCGGGCAATGCGGATAGAGGTATCGGTTTAG
- a CDS encoding DUF2382 domain-containing protein — translation MPLHKLEHFDPNYRETFGGDDVKSLVLYTEGGDRVGSVADVLVDDHGHFRYLVIDTSSDFLGKKILLPIGLSRIDYPAKRVYVDGLSRHQVEGLVEYREDMVVDHDYEENVRSVFRSPNSGVTYDRNTYNYETEPALYGLNNQENQTFRLYEERLIASKQRIKTGEVTVGKHIETDTASVTVPIQKERVIIERVVPTEAGKTVDSSELKFQEGEVARIEVYEETPEIRKEAFVREEVRVKKVVERDTVEAQETIRREELDVDTEGNLQVQEHGTTTHEAI, via the coding sequence ATGCCTCTTCACAAACTTGAACATTTTGACCCCAACTATAGAGAAACTTTTGGCGGAGACGACGTTAAATCCCTGGTTCTTTACACTGAAGGAGGAGACAGAGTTGGCTCAGTGGCGGATGTTTTAGTTGATGACCATGGCCATTTTCGGTATTTAGTTATTGATACAAGCTCAGATTTTTTGGGTAAGAAAATATTACTACCAATTGGTCTTTCCCGGATAGACTATCCTGCAAAACGCGTTTATGTTGATGGATTAAGCAGACATCAAGTAGAAGGTTTAGTCGAGTATAGAGAAGACATGGTTGTTGATCATGATTACGAAGAAAATGTCCGTAGTGTATTTCGTTCTCCAAATAGCGGTGTAACTTACGATCGCAATACATATAATTACGAAACAGAACCAGCTTTATACGGGTTGAATAATCAAGAGAATCAAACTTTTAGACTCTATGAAGAACGACTAATTGCCAGCAAACAACGCATCAAAACTGGAGAAGTAACGGTTGGTAAGCACATTGAAACAGACACTGCAAGCGTTACAGTACCTATCCAAAAAGAACGAGTTATAATTGAGCGAGTTGTGCCAACAGAAGCAGGAAAGACCGTAGATTCCAGTGAACTTAAGTTCCAAGAAGGGGAAGTAGCACGCATAGAAGTGTACGAAGAAACGCCTGAGATACGTAAAGAAGCCTTTGTGCGTGAAGAAGTCAGAGTTAAGAAAGTAGTAGAACGTGACACTGTGGAAGCACAAGAAACCATTCGTCGAGAAGAATTAGATGTTGATACTGAGGGTAATTTACAGGTTCAGGAACATGGTACAACTACACATGAGGCTATTTAA
- a CDS encoding caspase family protein has protein sequence MERRTFLNRIGSILAVLGIAEAEWLSLGNRYYQALAQPSPRKLALLIGINQYPQIPSLSGCLTDVDLQRELLIHRFGFQRSDILTLTEEQASREFIEAAFLDHLGKQAKPDDVVVFHFSGYGSRVKLETSSDTMQNALVPVNVGEYAQNDKIVNYILEETLLLLLRSLPTDRVTAVLDTSYYAPSPVLGLKIRALQESVAKLAAEELDFLKQLKTQKLSSTPIVLAATSEPNPPAREGLFSGFNAGLFTYALTQYLWEFTPPTKIQVALSSYMENSLYKLGSKQQPGLLSSQENPDITSLVPDNIIGAEGVVSAIEEDGKTVYLWLAGLPPQVLLYYGVNSRFTLATTEQLVLRSRTGLTAKAQISKIEGANPLQVGQLVQEAVRVLPRNINLTIALDTRLERIERVDATSAFAGFSHVSTVIAGEKPADYVFAKLQEIPSRYGLFSLGGELIPNTAGEVGEAVKLTAQRLAPKLSTLFAAKLWRLTENQGSSRLPLKATLEIISGISPRVVMQRETIRTFKLETSIKKSLPTAIVPIGSRMQYRVENQSDRSVYLILLGLNNNHTGVAFYSWETPQEPNTGDTKPLLKQVVIAPGETLTLPQTNSASEWLISGPACFCEQQMIFSTAPFSETIAALSTVKYSTAEQQPIGSLLNPLDVAQALLQDLHNASPLKAEMNSTAADSYILDVNNWASLSFSFQVV, from the coding sequence ATGGAACGGCGCACGTTTTTAAACAGAATTGGCTCAATACTTGCGGTATTGGGGATAGCTGAAGCTGAGTGGTTGTCTTTGGGAAATCGCTATTATCAGGCTTTGGCACAACCCAGCCCGCGTAAGTTGGCGTTGTTAATAGGTATTAACCAATACCCACAAATTCCATCCCTCAGTGGTTGTCTGACGGATGTGGATTTACAAAGAGAGCTTTTGATTCACCGCTTTGGTTTCCAAAGGTCAGATATTTTAACCTTAACTGAGGAACAAGCTAGCAGGGAATTTATTGAGGCGGCTTTTTTAGATCACCTGGGTAAGCAAGCTAAACCCGATGATGTTGTCGTCTTCCACTTTAGCGGCTATGGCAGCCGTGTCAAATTGGAAACATCATCAGATACAATGCAAAATGCTTTAGTGCCAGTTAATGTGGGTGAATATGCACAAAATGATAAAATAGTCAATTATATATTAGAAGAAACTCTACTGCTATTATTGCGATCGCTCCCCACAGACCGAGTAACAGCAGTATTGGATACTAGCTATTATGCTCCTAGCCCAGTCTTAGGATTAAAAATTCGCGCCCTTCAGGAGTCAGTAGCAAAGCTAGCAGCAGAAGAACTCGACTTTCTCAAACAACTTAAAACTCAGAAATTATCCAGCACTCCGATTGTTTTAGCAGCTACCTCAGAACCAAACCCGCCTGCAAGGGAAGGACTATTTTCTGGTTTTAATGCGGGGTTATTTACCTACGCCTTGACACAGTATTTGTGGGAATTCACCCCACCTACCAAAATTCAAGTCGCCCTCTCGTCGTATATGGAAAATTCTCTATACAAATTGGGTAGTAAACAGCAACCAGGATTATTAAGTAGTCAGGAAAATCCAGATATAACGTCTTTAGTGCCAGACAATATTATTGGTGCAGAAGGCGTGGTGAGTGCTATTGAAGAAGACGGTAAAACAGTTTATCTGTGGTTGGCAGGATTACCACCACAAGTGCTGCTATACTACGGAGTTAATTCTCGATTCACCCTAGCAACAACAGAGCAATTAGTATTGCGATCGCGCACTGGGTTAACAGCAAAAGCACAAATTTCCAAAATTGAAGGTGCAAATCCTCTACAAGTTGGGCAACTCGTCCAAGAAGCAGTCCGGGTTTTACCCCGAAATATTAATTTAACAATAGCTTTGGATACTCGATTGGAAAGAATTGAGCGGGTAGATGCAACAAGTGCCTTCGCTGGATTTTCCCATGTATCCACCGTAATAGCAGGAGAAAAACCAGCTGATTATGTATTTGCCAAGTTACAGGAAATTCCTAGTCGTTATGGTCTATTTTCTCTTGGTGGCGAACTAATTCCCAATACCGCCGGAGAAGTAGGAGAAGCAGTAAAATTAACAGCCCAAAGGTTAGCGCCCAAATTATCAACCCTGTTTGCAGCTAAGTTATGGCGACTTACAGAAAATCAAGGTTCTTCGCGCTTGCCTCTCAAGGCAACCTTAGAAATAATTAGCGGTATATCACCACGGGTGGTGATGCAACGTGAAACAATACGAACTTTTAAACTTGAAACTTCGATAAAAAAATCACTCCCCACTGCGATTGTACCTATCGGTAGTCGAATGCAATATCGAGTGGAAAACCAGAGCGATCGCTCAGTATATTTAATCTTACTGGGATTAAACAATAATCATACAGGAGTTGCCTTCTATTCTTGGGAAACTCCTCAAGAACCAAACACTGGGGACACCAAGCCCCTCCTCAAACAAGTCGTCATCGCCCCAGGTGAAACCCTCACCCTACCCCAAACTAATAGTGCTTCCGAATGGCTGATTTCAGGGCCAGCTTGCTTTTGCGAACAACAAATGATTTTTAGTACTGCCCCCTTTAGCGAAACTATCGCCGCCTTGAGTACTGTTAAGTATTCCACAGCCGAACAACAACCGATTGGTTCATTGTTGAATCCCTTAGACGTTGCACAAGCCTTATTACAAGATTTGCATAACGCCAGCCCCCTCAAAGCGGAGATGAACAGTACAGCAGCCGACTCATATATCTTAGATGTGAATAATTGGGCAAGTCTTAGCTTTAGTTTTCAGGTTGTGTAA